One window of Xanthomonas sp. 10-10 genomic DNA carries:
- the cydB gene encoding cytochrome d ubiquinol oxidase subunit II — MDMTTFLPVAWFAVIGFGVLMYVVLDGFVLGIGILAPFRSDEAQLDLMMNTAAPIWDGNETWLVLGGAGLLAAFPKAYAVILSALYLPVLLMVMALVFRGVAFEFRFKAQRSRRLWSNAFAAGSILATFAQGVILGALVQGLPIENDRYVGGIWGWFSPFAMLTGAALVFGYALLGSTWLILKTEGHVHALARQLSRPLTLSVLVFIGLVSAWLPSLQSHVMDRWFNDAHYLWLMPVPVLVAVTGYALWRATAPGRADTAPFLLAMGLFVLGFLGLVLGMWPYLVPPVYTIWQAAAPPSSQLFALVGLVMLLPLILGYTVWSYRVFRGKITAETGYHH; from the coding sequence ATGGACATGACGACCTTCCTGCCCGTGGCCTGGTTCGCAGTGATCGGCTTCGGGGTGCTGATGTACGTGGTGCTGGACGGCTTTGTGCTCGGCATCGGCATCCTGGCGCCGTTTCGCAGCGACGAGGCGCAGCTGGACCTGATGATGAACACCGCCGCGCCGATCTGGGACGGCAACGAAACCTGGCTGGTGCTGGGCGGGGCAGGGTTGTTGGCGGCGTTTCCCAAGGCGTACGCGGTGATCCTGTCGGCGCTGTACCTGCCGGTATTGCTGATGGTGATGGCGCTGGTGTTCCGCGGCGTGGCGTTCGAGTTCCGCTTCAAGGCGCAGCGTTCGCGGCGGTTATGGAGCAATGCGTTTGCTGCCGGCTCGATCCTGGCCACCTTCGCGCAGGGGGTGATCCTGGGCGCGCTGGTGCAGGGCCTGCCGATCGAGAACGACCGCTATGTCGGCGGCATCTGGGGCTGGTTCAGCCCGTTCGCGATGCTGACCGGCGCGGCCTTGGTGTTCGGTTATGCGCTGCTCGGCAGCACCTGGTTGATCCTCAAGACCGAAGGCCATGTGCACGCGCTTGCGCGTCAGTTGAGCCGGCCATTGACCCTCAGCGTACTGGTCTTCATCGGCCTGGTCAGCGCGTGGCTGCCATCGCTGCAATCGCATGTGATGGATCGCTGGTTCAACGACGCCCATTACCTGTGGCTGATGCCGGTGCCGGTGCTGGTTGCCGTAACGGGCTATGCGCTATGGCGCGCGACCGCGCCGGGGCGAGCGGACACGGCGCCGTTCCTGCTGGCGATGGGCCTGTTCGTCCTCGGGTTCCTGGGCCTGGTGCTGGGCATGTGGCCGTATCTGGTGCCGCCGGTGTACACCATCTGGCAGGCGGCCGCGCCGCCGTCCTCGCAGCTGTTCGCGCTGGTGGGGTTGGTGATGTTGTTGCCGCTGATCCTGGGCTACACGGTATGGTCGTACCGGGTGTTCCGCGGCAAGATCACCGCCGAGACCGGCTATCACCATTGA
- a CDS encoding LuxR family transcriptional regulator encodes MFDTLASLGRDLQALHTLDACLDRVFGDVCTLGFQSLVYDYAPVPLSMEGALITPSVFMQRNAPGDMQHVWCEHGYYQHDPVQQRATRRTTPFIWSYRTDGNHPGVEYVGAQHRQVTRYLCDSGMGTGVTVPLHLPGGAFATFSGAVDAVAAEAPRLAEAQLSPFLLLAHAFQARAQELLDPQERRCHHIALTRRERECLQYSAKGLTAKSIAAALNRSTATVNLHLNSAARKLGARNRVEAVVRGMHYRLLEP; translated from the coding sequence ATGTTCGACACTTTGGCCAGCCTGGGCCGCGATCTGCAGGCACTGCACACGCTCGATGCCTGCCTGGACAGGGTGTTCGGCGACGTCTGCACGCTCGGCTTCCAGTCGCTGGTATACGACTACGCGCCGGTGCCGCTGAGCATGGAGGGCGCGCTGATCACCCCCAGCGTGTTCATGCAGCGCAATGCGCCCGGGGATATGCAGCATGTCTGGTGCGAGCACGGCTACTACCAACATGACCCCGTTCAGCAGCGCGCCACGCGACGCACCACGCCCTTCATCTGGTCGTACCGCACCGACGGCAACCATCCGGGGGTGGAATATGTAGGCGCGCAGCACCGCCAGGTGACGCGCTATCTCTGCGACAGCGGAATGGGTACCGGTGTCACCGTGCCGCTGCATCTGCCCGGTGGCGCGTTTGCCACGTTCAGCGGCGCGGTCGATGCGGTTGCCGCCGAGGCGCCGCGCCTGGCCGAAGCACAGCTTTCTCCTTTTTTGCTGCTGGCGCATGCGTTCCAGGCGCGTGCGCAGGAGCTGCTGGACCCGCAGGAGCGGCGCTGTCACCACATCGCGCTGACCCGGCGCGAGCGCGAATGCCTGCAGTATTCGGCCAAGGGGCTGACCGCCAAGAGCATCGCTGCCGCGCTCAATCGGTCCACCGCCACGGTCAACCTGCATCTGAATTCGGCCGCACGCAAACTGGGCGCGCGCAATCGCGTGGAGGCGGTAGTGCGCGGTATGCATTATCGACTGCTGGAACCATGA
- a CDS encoding APC family permease, producing the protein MTETPRRDDAAALERFGYAQELKRQLTLKDLLIYGLVFMVPTAPFSIFGGVFDISAGMVPLTYLVGFVAMLFTALSYQQMSQAFPVAGSVYAYVGRGLSSGMGFLAGWAILLDYLLVPTLLYVVGANAMHNVLPAVPQPAWIAFFVVLNTVVNLRGIETTARANRFFLFAQLVVLAVFVMLATLAIQRGVNGAHWNLRPFYNPQAFSPQLIFSALSVAVVSFLGFDAISTLSEEARGGNRVVGRATLLALVLVAGLFVLQTWLAALLQPALQRYPSAQASNDAFFEIGRLIAGPWLQIVIALTVAISAAIANSLVAQAATSRLLFAMARDRQLPAFLRYIHPRTGVPQRAIVLVAALSMVLGEVFVGQIALLSSLCNVGALTAFVLLHIAVLWHFRNQGRIVLHGVVPLIGIVILAYVLINADRHAQLGGSAWMVVGLGVLGFLKLSGRSTEFRASDALE; encoded by the coding sequence ATGACCGAGACACCACGCCGCGACGATGCGGCCGCGCTGGAACGCTTTGGCTACGCGCAGGAACTCAAGCGCCAGCTCACGCTGAAGGATCTGCTGATCTACGGCCTGGTGTTCATGGTGCCGACCGCGCCGTTTTCGATCTTCGGTGGGGTGTTCGACATCAGTGCGGGCATGGTGCCATTGACGTATCTGGTCGGCTTCGTGGCGATGCTGTTCACCGCCCTGAGCTACCAGCAGATGTCGCAGGCGTTCCCGGTGGCTGGCTCGGTGTACGCGTACGTCGGCCGTGGCTTGAGCAGCGGCATGGGTTTTCTTGCCGGCTGGGCGATCCTGCTCGATTACCTGCTGGTGCCCACCCTGCTCTACGTGGTTGGCGCCAACGCCATGCACAACGTGTTGCCGGCGGTGCCGCAGCCGGCATGGATCGCGTTCTTCGTGGTGCTCAATACCGTGGTCAATCTGCGCGGCATCGAAACGACGGCGCGGGCGAATCGGTTTTTCCTGTTTGCGCAGCTGGTGGTGTTGGCGGTGTTCGTGATGCTGGCGACGCTGGCCATCCAGCGCGGCGTCAACGGCGCGCACTGGAACCTGCGCCCGTTCTACAACCCGCAGGCGTTCTCGCCGCAGCTGATCTTCAGCGCGTTGTCGGTGGCGGTGGTGTCGTTTCTGGGCTTCGATGCGATCTCCACGCTGTCGGAAGAAGCGCGTGGTGGCAATCGCGTAGTTGGCCGTGCCACCTTGCTGGCCTTGGTGCTGGTGGCGGGCCTGTTCGTGCTGCAGACCTGGCTGGCCGCCTTGCTGCAGCCGGCTCTGCAGCGTTACCCAAGCGCGCAGGCATCCAACGATGCGTTCTTCGAGATCGGCCGGCTGATCGCCGGGCCCTGGCTGCAGATCGTCATTGCGCTGACGGTGGCGATCAGTGCGGCAATCGCCAATTCACTGGTGGCGCAGGCGGCAACCTCGCGGCTGTTGTTCGCCATGGCGCGCGACCGCCAGCTGCCGGCGTTCCTGCGCTACATCCATCCGCGCACCGGCGTGCCGCAGCGCGCCATCGTGCTGGTTGCCGCGTTGAGCATGGTGCTGGGGGAGGTGTTCGTCGGGCAGATCGCGCTGCTGTCGTCGCTGTGCAACGTCGGTGCGTTGACGGCATTCGTGCTGTTGCATATCGCAGTGCTCTGGCACTTCCGTAACCAGGGCCGGATCGTATTGCATGGCGTGGTGCCGCTGATCGGCATCGTGATCCTGGCCTATGTATTGATCAACGCCGACCGGCACGCGCAGCTGGGCGGCAGCGCATGGATGGTGGTGGGATTGGGAGTGTTGGGGTTCCTCAAACTCAGTGGCCGCTCGACCGAATTCCGCGCCAGCGACGCACTGGAATAG
- a CDS encoding pectate lyase yields MTSKMLQGALALALSACAASAIAGPVGYGAATTGGGNKTPVNVATFEAMQAAIDSYSGSGGLVLNYTGKFDFGTIKDVCAQWKLPAKTVQIKNKSDVTIRGANGSAANFGVRVVGNAHNVIIQNMTIGLLQGGEDADSISLEGNSSGEPSKIWVDHNTVFASLTKCSGAGDASFDGGIDMKKGVHHVTVSYNYVYNYQKVALNGYSDSDTKNSAARTTYHHNRFENVDSRVPLQRRGLSHIYNNYFNNVSTSGINVRMGGVAKIESNYFENIKNPVTSRDSSEIGYWDLINNYVGSGITWGTPDGSKPYANATNWVSSKVFPESLGYIYTVTPAAQVKAKVIATAGAGKNLAE; encoded by the coding sequence ATGACCAGCAAGATGCTCCAGGGCGCACTCGCGCTCGCACTGTCCGCCTGCGCTGCAAGCGCCATCGCCGGCCCGGTCGGGTACGGCGCCGCCACCACCGGCGGCGGCAACAAGACCCCCGTCAACGTGGCCACCTTCGAAGCGATGCAGGCTGCCATCGACAGTTATTCCGGCAGTGGCGGACTGGTGCTCAACTACACCGGCAAGTTCGACTTCGGCACCATCAAGGACGTCTGCGCGCAGTGGAAGCTGCCGGCCAAGACCGTGCAGATCAAGAACAAGAGCGATGTCACCATCAGGGGGGCGAACGGCTCGGCGGCGAACTTCGGTGTGCGCGTGGTGGGCAACGCGCATAACGTGATCATCCAGAACATGACCATCGGCTTGCTGCAAGGCGGCGAAGATGCCGATTCGATTTCGCTGGAAGGCAATTCCAGTGGCGAACCGTCCAAGATCTGGGTCGACCACAACACCGTGTTCGCCTCATTGACCAAGTGCTCCGGCGCCGGCGATGCCTCGTTCGATGGTGGCATCGACATGAAGAAGGGCGTGCACCACGTCACCGTGTCCTACAACTACGTGTACAACTACCAGAAGGTCGCGCTCAACGGCTACAGCGACAGCGACACCAAGAACTCGGCCGCCCGTACCACCTATCACCACAACCGCTTCGAAAACGTGGATTCGCGCGTGCCGTTGCAGCGGCGCGGGCTGAGCCATATCTACAACAACTACTTCAACAACGTCAGCACCTCGGGCATCAATGTGCGCATGGGCGGCGTGGCCAAGATCGAGTCCAATTACTTCGAGAACATCAAGAACCCGGTGACCTCGCGCGACAGCAGCGAGATCGGCTACTGGGACCTGATCAACAACTACGTGGGCAGCGGCATCACCTGGGGTACGCCGGATGGCAGCAAGCCCTACGCCAATGCCACCAACTGGGTCAGCTCCAAGGTGTTCCCGGAATCGCTGGGCTACATCTATACCGTCACGCCGGCCGCGCAGGTCAAGGCCAAGGTGATCGCCACCGCAGGGGCAGGCAAGAATCTGGCCGAGTAA
- a CDS encoding prolyl oligopeptidase family serine peptidase: protein MRRYCSLVIDGECCVIVRCVLLGILALVLAGCSSMAERQHEGRRGHFVARTLQLEGRLYRYQVFVPAAKTPQPRPIVLFLHGSGERGDNGRDQAEVGVGPYLSEHTADFPALVVLPQVPDDEEWLGVNARMAIAALDAASAEFAADPQRTYLTGISMGGYGAWEIGLMQPQRFAAIVPVCGALKAPRDERRTLYVSLVAKEADPYTAAVTQLKQVPIWTFHGAQDTSVPPHDDRALYRAAKGVGANLRYSEYPEGNHNVWDVTYADPAMWEWMFKQRLR from the coding sequence ATGCGGCGATACTGCAGCCTGGTGATCGATGGGGAGTGCTGCGTGATCGTTCGTTGCGTCTTGCTTGGAATTCTTGCGCTGGTGCTTGCCGGTTGTTCCAGCATGGCTGAGCGCCAGCACGAAGGGCGGCGCGGCCACTTCGTCGCCCGCACCCTGCAGCTGGAGGGCCGGCTATACCGCTACCAGGTGTTCGTGCCGGCTGCCAAGACGCCGCAGCCACGGCCGATCGTGCTGTTCCTGCACGGCTCGGGCGAGCGCGGCGACAACGGGCGCGATCAGGCCGAGGTCGGCGTCGGCCCCTACCTGAGCGAACACACCGCCGACTTCCCGGCGTTGGTGGTATTGCCGCAGGTGCCCGACGACGAGGAATGGCTGGGCGTCAATGCACGCATGGCGATCGCCGCGCTGGATGCGGCCAGCGCCGAGTTCGCCGCCGACCCGCAACGCACCTACCTTACCGGCATTTCGATGGGCGGCTATGGCGCGTGGGAAATCGGGCTGATGCAGCCGCAGCGATTTGCCGCGATCGTGCCGGTCTGCGGCGCGCTCAAGGCGCCACGCGACGAGCGCCGCACGCTGTATGTCAGCCTGGTCGCCAAGGAAGCCGACCCGTACACGGCAGCGGTCACCCAGCTCAAGCAGGTGCCGATCTGGACGTTTCATGGCGCCCAGGACACCTCCGTTCCACCGCACGACGATCGCGCGCTGTACCGCGCCGCAAAGGGCGTGGGCGCCAACCTGCGCTACAGCGAGTATCCCGAAGGCAACCACAACGTCTGGGACGTGACCTATGCGGACCCGGCGATGTGGGAGTGGATGTTCAAGCAGCGCCTGCGCTGA
- a CDS encoding amino acid permease produces MSLPTDPVAETAAPALRHALKPRQLMMMGLGTAIGAGLFLGSGVGIHAAGPAVLVSYLIAGALVIIVMNALGEMAAAKPASGAFSVYAADAMGPTAGATVGWLWWLQIVVVIAAEAVGAASLLATVWPALPVPMLASIFMATFTVINLLGVRNFGEFEFWFAILKVVAIVIFLLIGCALLAGLLPGVVSPGLSNFTQHGGFAPKGLAGVGTALLVVVFAFGGTEIVAVAAAETADPGRSLARTIRTVAWRILVFYIGSISVIVAVVPWTSAALSSPFAAVLDVARIPGAATGITLVAVVALLSALNANLYGASRMIFSLAQRGEAPRWLSNTSRQQVPLVAVIASVLFGFAAAVLELLYPGKVLPMLLNIVGATCLLVWTISLLSQLILRARADRAGIALPFRMRGYPVLTLLALAILAVIFALLASSADTRAQFLSMVGLTAGIALISELARRMRHRQ; encoded by the coding sequence ATGTCGCTTCCGACCGATCCTGTTGCTGAGACCGCTGCGCCTGCCTTGCGCCATGCCTTGAAACCGCGGCAGTTGATGATGATGGGCCTGGGCACGGCAATCGGCGCCGGGTTGTTTCTGGGCTCGGGGGTGGGCATCCATGCGGCCGGCCCGGCGGTGTTGGTGTCCTACCTGATTGCCGGCGCGCTGGTGATCATCGTGATGAACGCGCTCGGCGAGATGGCTGCGGCCAAGCCCGCCAGCGGCGCGTTCTCGGTGTACGCGGCCGATGCGATGGGGCCGACCGCCGGCGCAACCGTCGGCTGGCTGTGGTGGCTGCAGATCGTGGTGGTGATCGCCGCCGAGGCGGTGGGCGCGGCGAGCCTGTTGGCGACGGTGTGGCCGGCGTTGCCGGTGCCGATGCTGGCGTCGATCTTCATGGCCACCTTCACCGTGATCAACCTGCTGGGCGTGCGCAATTTCGGCGAGTTCGAATTCTGGTTCGCCATCCTCAAGGTGGTCGCCATCGTGATCTTCCTGTTGATCGGCTGCGCGTTGCTGGCCGGTTTGCTGCCGGGCGTGGTATCGCCGGGGCTGTCCAATTTCACCCAGCACGGCGGGTTCGCGCCCAAGGGCCTGGCCGGCGTGGGCACCGCGTTGCTGGTGGTGGTGTTCGCGTTTGGCGGCACCGAGATCGTGGCGGTGGCGGCGGCCGAAACCGCCGATCCCGGGCGCAGCCTGGCGCGCACCATCCGCACCGTGGCCTGGCGCATCCTGGTGTTCTATATCGGCTCGATCAGCGTCATCGTGGCGGTGGTGCCGTGGACCAGCGCCGCGCTGAGTTCGCCGTTCGCGGCGGTGCTGGACGTGGCGCGGATTCCCGGCGCGGCCACCGGTATCACGCTGGTGGCAGTGGTGGCGTTGTTGTCGGCGCTCAACGCCAATCTTTACGGTGCCTCGCGCATGATCTTCTCGTTGGCCCAGCGCGGTGAGGCGCCGCGCTGGCTGAGCAACACCAGCCGCCAGCAAGTGCCGCTGGTGGCGGTGATCGCCAGCGTACTGTTCGGTTTTGCCGCAGCGGTGCTGGAATTGCTGTACCCGGGCAAGGTGCTGCCGATGCTGCTCAATATCGTGGGTGCCACCTGCCTGCTGGTGTGGACCATCTCGCTGCTGTCGCAGTTGATCCTGCGCGCGCGCGCCGACCGTGCCGGTATCGCCTTGCCGTTCCGCATGCGTGGGTATCCGGTGTTGACGCTGCTGGCGTTGGCGATCCTGGCGGTGATCTTCGCGCTGCTGGCGTCTTCTGCCGACACCCGCGCGCAATTCCTGTCGATGGTGGGGCTCACGGCCGGCATCGCGCTGATCAGCGAGCTGGCGCGGCGGATGCGTCACCGGCAGTAA
- a CDS encoding cytochrome ubiquinol oxidase subunit I: protein MDALLLSRLQFGFVIAFHVLFPAFTIGLSSLLAFLEWRWLRTRLPVWRELYFFWQKIFAVSFGMGVVSGIVMAFQFGANWPELSRIAGGVIGPLLSYEVLTAFFLEASFLGVMMFGWGRISERLHFFATCMVALGTLFSTFWILSSNSWLQTPAGYEVVDGIVHPVDWLKIIFNPSFPYRLAHMALGSFITTCFAVGAVGAWYLHRGVHREAGLRMLKLAVVFAAITVPLQIFVGDMHGLNTLKHQPMKIAAMEAHWHAEEPGKGFPLVVFAVPNAQAERNDYEVAIPRLGSLILTHSLDGNIAPLTSVPAADRPPVTPVFFAFRIMVGIGSLMLLVAWVSAFALWRGTLVQWRWLLATWRWMLPSGFIALISGWFVTEMGRQPYVVYGLLRTADAVGPQSALMTAISLSVYVAGYAFVFGWGIWYLVKIGKIGPTPHDAPQLDHGEHTPARPLSAADETIDGAA from the coding sequence ATGGACGCCCTGCTGCTGTCGCGTCTCCAGTTCGGATTCGTCATCGCCTTCCACGTGCTGTTTCCAGCCTTCACCATCGGGCTGTCCAGCCTGTTGGCCTTCCTGGAATGGCGTTGGTTGCGAACGCGCCTGCCGGTCTGGCGCGAGCTGTATTTCTTCTGGCAGAAGATCTTCGCCGTGTCGTTCGGCATGGGCGTGGTCAGCGGCATCGTGATGGCCTTCCAGTTCGGCGCCAACTGGCCGGAGCTGAGCCGCATTGCGGGCGGGGTGATCGGGCCGCTGCTGAGCTACGAAGTGCTCACCGCCTTCTTTCTCGAAGCCAGTTTCCTGGGCGTGATGATGTTCGGCTGGGGGCGCATTTCCGAGCGCCTGCACTTCTTTGCCACTTGCATGGTGGCGCTGGGCACGCTGTTTTCCACGTTCTGGATCCTCTCCTCCAACAGCTGGCTGCAGACGCCGGCCGGCTATGAGGTGGTCGACGGCATCGTGCACCCGGTCGACTGGTTGAAGATCATCTTCAATCCTTCATTCCCGTATCGGCTCGCGCACATGGCGCTGGGCTCGTTCATCACCACCTGTTTCGCGGTGGGTGCGGTGGGCGCGTGGTATCTGCATCGGGGCGTGCACCGCGAGGCTGGCCTGCGCATGCTCAAGCTGGCGGTGGTGTTTGCGGCCATCACCGTGCCGCTGCAGATCTTCGTCGGCGACATGCATGGCTTGAATACGCTCAAGCATCAGCCGATGAAGATCGCGGCGATGGAAGCGCACTGGCACGCCGAAGAACCGGGCAAGGGATTTCCGCTGGTGGTGTTTGCGGTGCCCAATGCGCAGGCCGAGCGCAACGATTACGAGGTGGCGATTCCGCGCCTGGGCAGCCTGATTCTGACCCACAGCCTGGACGGCAACATCGCGCCGCTGACCTCGGTGCCAGCGGCCGACCGCCCGCCGGTGACGCCGGTGTTCTTCGCCTTCCGCATCATGGTGGGGATCGGCTCGCTGATGCTGCTGGTGGCCTGGGTGTCGGCGTTCGCATTGTGGCGCGGCACGCTGGTGCAGTGGCGCTGGTTGCTGGCCACCTGGCGCTGGATGCTGCCGAGTGGCTTCATTGCGCTGATTTCGGGCTGGTTCGTTACCGAAATGGGCCGCCAGCCGTATGTGGTCTACGGGCTGCTGCGCACTGCCGACGCCGTGGGCCCGCAGTCGGCGCTGATGACCGCCATCTCGTTGTCGGTGTACGTGGCCGGCTATGCGTTCGTGTTCGGCTGGGGCATCTGGTACCTGGTCAAGATCGGCAAGATCGGGCCGACGCCGCACGATGCGCCGCAGCTGGACCACGGCGAACACACACCCGCACGGCCGCTGTCTGCAGCCGACGAAACGATCGATGGAGCTGCGTGA
- a CDS encoding proline iminopeptidase-family hydrolase, translating into MQSTEGYVQFRGYRTWYRISGDLRSDACPLVVVHGGPGCTHDYVDSFKDLAGNGRAVIHYDQLGNGRSTHLPNAGAAFWTVGLFLDELQALIEHLGLAQYALLGQSWGGMLAAEHAVRRPSGLRALVIANSPASMGLWRAAALRLRAGLPEQVQAALEEHEAAGTLDHPAYRAASDVFYAQHVCRLVPWPDEVVRTFAAIDADPTVYHAMNGPTEFHVVGSLRNWSIIERLHRIMAPTLVLSGKYDEATPETVEPYARLIPDARWHVFANSSHMPHVEERAACMRLVGDFLDDHTPWPGGELAHASGLVDRAL; encoded by the coding sequence ATGCAGTCCACCGAGGGGTACGTCCAATTCCGCGGCTATCGCACCTGGTACCGGATCAGCGGCGACCTGCGCAGCGATGCCTGCCCGCTGGTGGTGGTGCACGGGGGGCCGGGTTGCACGCATGACTATGTCGACAGCTTCAAGGATCTGGCCGGCAACGGCCGTGCGGTGATTCATTACGATCAACTGGGCAATGGCCGCTCCACCCATCTTCCCAACGCGGGTGCCGCGTTCTGGACGGTCGGGCTGTTTCTGGACGAATTGCAGGCGCTGATCGAGCACTTGGGCCTGGCGCAGTACGCCCTGCTGGGCCAGTCGTGGGGCGGAATGCTGGCGGCCGAACATGCGGTGCGTCGGCCAAGCGGGTTGCGTGCGCTGGTCATCGCCAATTCGCCGGCGTCGATGGGCTTGTGGCGTGCCGCAGCGCTGCGCCTGCGCGCCGGCCTGCCCGAGCAGGTACAGGCCGCGCTGGAAGAACACGAGGCGGCCGGTACGCTGGATCATCCGGCCTATCGCGCGGCCAGCGACGTGTTCTACGCGCAGCATGTGTGCCGGCTGGTTCCGTGGCCTGACGAGGTGGTGCGTACCTTCGCCGCCATCGATGCCGACCCGACGGTGTATCACGCCATGAACGGGCCGACCGAATTCCACGTGGTGGGCAGCCTGCGCAACTGGAGCATCATCGAGCGGCTGCACCGCATCATGGCGCCCACGCTGGTGCTGTCGGGCAAGTACGACGAAGCCACGCCGGAAACCGTTGAGCCCTACGCGCGTCTGATTCCCGATGCGCGCTGGCATGTGTTCGCCAACTCCAGCCATATGCCGCACGTGGAAGAACGCGCTGCCTGCATGCGTCTGGTCGGCGATTTTCTCGATGACCATACGCCCTGGCCGGGCGGCGAGCTGGCGCATGCGTCGGGGTTGGTCGATCGCGCCTTGTGA
- the mgtE gene encoding magnesium transporter, translated as MAEAVRHDKTARQLRLLSDALDSGRLGPVRRLVNTLAPAEIGNLLESLPPGKREVVWGLVDPEDDGEVLLHVGDEVRESLLADMDTDEIVAAVEDLDIDDLANLVEDLPDTVIDEVLKSMDRENRERLEQVLSYPEDTAGRLMNPDVVTVRADVNVDVVLRYLRLRGELPDHTDHLYVVSRRHQYLGRVSLAALVTHEDSTPVNRLIDDEQPAIDVGDGSDEVARRFSDHDWISAPVVDDNNILLGRITIDDVVDIIREQAEHQAMSAAGLDEDEDMFSPARRAFRRRLIWLGINLCTAFLASSVVSRFEGTIEKLVALAALMPIVAGMGGNAGTQVLALMVRGLALGQIGSSNVMTLLKKELTVALINGLCLGVGLGLIVLAWFGQPMLSLVIGTALTLNMLTAAFGGVLVPVTLKRLGFDPALAGGVILTTLTDVMGFLSFLGLATLILMP; from the coding sequence CGAAGCCGTCCGCCACGACAAGACTGCGCGCCAGCTGCGATTGCTGTCCGACGCGCTGGATAGCGGACGCTTAGGGCCGGTACGCCGGCTGGTCAACACGCTGGCGCCAGCGGAGATCGGCAACTTGCTCGAATCGCTGCCGCCCGGCAAGCGCGAAGTGGTGTGGGGCCTGGTCGACCCGGAAGACGACGGCGAAGTGCTGCTGCATGTCGGCGATGAAGTGCGCGAAAGCCTGTTGGCCGACATGGACACCGACGAGATCGTCGCCGCGGTCGAAGATCTGGACATCGACGATCTGGCCAACCTGGTCGAAGACCTGCCCGACACCGTCATCGACGAAGTGCTCAAGTCGATGGACCGCGAGAACCGCGAGCGCCTCGAGCAGGTGCTGTCGTATCCGGAAGACACCGCCGGCCGCCTGATGAACCCGGACGTGGTGACGGTGCGCGCCGATGTCAACGTCGATGTGGTGCTGCGCTATCTGCGCCTGCGCGGCGAGCTGCCCGACCACACCGATCACCTGTATGTGGTGAGCCGTCGCCACCAGTATCTGGGCCGGGTATCGCTGGCCGCGCTGGTCACCCATGAAGACAGTACACCGGTCAACCGCCTGATCGACGACGAGCAACCGGCGATCGATGTGGGCGATGGCTCCGACGAAGTCGCGCGGCGCTTCTCCGACCACGACTGGATCTCCGCGCCGGTGGTGGACGACAACAACATCCTGCTCGGCCGCATCACCATCGACGACGTGGTCGACATCATCCGCGAACAAGCCGAACACCAGGCCATGAGCGCAGCCGGCCTGGACGAGGACGAGGACATGTTCAGCCCGGCGCGGCGCGCGTTCCGTCGCCGCCTGATCTGGCTGGGCATCAACCTGTGCACCGCGTTTCTGGCCTCCAGCGTGGTCAGCCGTTTCGAAGGCACCATCGAAAAACTGGTGGCGCTGGCGGCATTGATGCCGATCGTGGCCGGCATGGGCGGCAACGCCGGCACCCAGGTGCTGGCGCTGATGGTGCGCGGCCTGGCGCTGGGGCAGATCGGCTCGTCCAACGTGATGACCCTGCTCAAGAAGGAGCTCACCGTGGCGCTGATCAACGGGCTGTGTCTGGGCGTGGGGCTTGGGCTGATCGTACTGGCCTGGTTTGGCCAGCCGATGCTGTCGCTGGTGATCGGCACTGCGCTGACCTTGAACATGCTCACTGCTGCCTTCGGCGGCGTCCTGGTGCCGGTGACGCTCAAACGGCTGGGCTTCGACCCGGCCCTGGCCGGCGGCGTGATCCTGACCACGCTGACCGACGTGATGGGCTTTTTGAGCTTCCTGGGCCTGGCCACATTGATCCTGATGCCGTGA